GGGATATTTCTCTCCCATTCTTTCAGTAATCTTATGGCTTAATAAAATGGCAGTCTGCCCTCCATCCGGTGGAGCGATCTCACAGTAAAAAGCTAATTTGGTTGGGAAGTCTTCAAACTACCtcaacaaaaatcaacaaatatATTAAGAACGTCAAAACACATAGAATGCAATGCCatgtttttaattctattgaaattctgaacctatatttttaataaaaatttgattaaacattttattttttaaataaatatatggtataaaaattaaaataaaaaacaaagaaaatactttGATTATATGTGGAAACTCTTTCAATGAGAAAAATGTGTTAAACCCCAATTCAACTGAAGGTGAGAAAAGCCACCTGGGTCTATTTTACCAATACTGTTCAACACATGAGTGTCTAAAAAACAGAACACTTCTTCACAAGTATAGATCTGATTCTGTAATTAAACTACTCAGTTGATTCATACAGATCTTTCATGATGATATTGCAAAGAAAAGCAAATACATACTAAAGCTAATCAGATGTTTTTATTAGGGGTATAAACATACCATAGCCATCTCATGGTGGAATTTGATGGGTTGCTCCAGAGGAGCTTCATTTGCAGTAAAAACTCTTCCCACAACCCTAGTTCTTGAAGCTGCTCCCAAATATGGGTTTTCATCCCAACCAAAAGCCTCCATAACGGTGTTGAAATCTGATGCAGATTTCAGAGGAAATCCTCTGAAAAGCAACGCCCCCACCTTTTTCAGATGATCGTTGATCCATTCTCTGTTGCTTTcaatggtgtggagaaacgattcTAAGGTGTTTCCCTCATCTCTCACCTCCTGGGGCAACAGAACCATCGGAAACAGGAGCCCATTTTCATCTATAACTTTCTGCTGGGCAATTTTCCCTTGTTGGAAAGGGCAATCTTGCAACTTCCCCATTTTCTTCAATGTTTCCACAGCTATGTGCTGAAAAATGATGTACCCTCCCCTTTTAATGGGATGTCATCAGAAACGTATGGAGACCAACAATTGTGTTGAGGACCCAGATTGTGGAGACTTTCTCTGAAAAGAGGAAAAACTTATCCAATAGGCCCACCTTAGGCTTTTTAAAGCTCTTCATCCATTCCGGGTATATTTGCTATATCATAGCCTTTTGTCAAAATACTACATCATTTGTCTTCATAATAAACtagtgcaatgggtacaccgaaaaggtgtggaaggtcaattaggtaagattttggtttatttcttgaATACATTTTTATTGTACACAAGGTCAATTAGTATGGATAGATAttaaggtagagagagggagacataTATGAGAGGAGGGAGATGGAGATGTTATAAGATTGAGGTAAAGGGAGAGATATAAGAAAAAAAGGAGATAATATGAGATAGAGATAAAGCAAGAGAtataagaagaaatatggagatataaAGCTAAAGAGACAAATAAATATAGATATAGATGTCTaagaagagaaagggggagagagagagagatggatggatagagagatGAAGAATGTTTATAGATAGATGGAGAGTGAGGGAGATATAAATAGAGAGGAGGATAAAGTGAGAGAGGAAGTGGtagaaaaatagagagagagagggggagagggtgagagatagtTAGAGGAGGAATCGAGAaaaaagggggagagagggagatatatggGTAtaggagggagagatagaaagataaatagaGGGTGTGAGAGAAAAAGagtggggagagagggagagatatggttAGAGGGGGgagaaagagacagagagagagagagaggagggagagaagaagagagagataaatagaggaagaaaaagtaAAAGAATGTGGAGAGGGCAAGAGATAACTCAATATATAGAAagggagagtgagagtgagagaagGATAGATATAAATTGAGGATGATATAGAGATAAAAGTGATACTTAAAGAGACGGAGATAaggagagagatagatatatatgtagGAAGAGGTTATAAAAATATAGATAGAAAGAGATAAAAGAGTGGGAGGGAGACAGAGAGATAAATGTACACTATTatgatatatattttaaattacatTATATTAGTAGTAATGCATATGGTGTAGGGAAATAACACTAAGAGTGTAGTGTATTATTACAAAAACACATGGCTTAATAGTAAGGAAATATGCAATTAAAAAATGCTCAAAGTCTTTTAACAAATGAGAATGATTGTCTATTTCAATTCTTGAGAAGAGAGAGGAACCTAGATTAATAACCTTATGAAGAAGACACCTAGCAGTCAATATATgatttttaaatgcaataaatatacTCTTTGAATTATAAGGGACCATCTATGCAATAGAATTAACAATAGAAGGCCCCCACTCCCGAAGTTGTATGGGTTAATGAATCTTGAAAAGGATAAGGCTATTTGTTGTTATTTGTGACATGAAAAAGTATGCCTATATTCCCAAAGTGAAAATCAAAGTtgagaatcaatttttttttttctccttcCTATTTCAACTTATAATTTATTTGGACCATGAGCTAATAGAACAAACAATGGAGAGAAAAAGTAAGAAGGAGCTATAATTTCTCTCAAGTCCTTTTCTCTTGCATTGTATTGTTGGATTGTTGGGACTATTGATTTGATCTCACTTTTCTTCTACTCTAAATTGTTAGATTGTTGTAGGGAGGTGATAAATATATATGGGGATAACCTGATGAGAATAACAAAGAAGTTGTTTTTTTGTATCTTTGGTGATAAATTGAATAAAAGATAAGAAATGAATCAAACTAGAGTATATTTGAGACAAAAGGGGAGTTCATCGTTGTGAGAATTATGAACCTCCATAGATGTTATAACCTTGTTTTTAAAAAATGGATTAGTTTAACCCAATCT
This genomic stretch from Cryptomeria japonica chromosome 8, Sugi_1.0, whole genome shotgun sequence harbors:
- the LOC131043660 gene encoding clavaminate synthase-like protein At3g21360, which translates into the protein MGKLQDCPFQQGKIAQQKVIDENGLLFPMVLLPQEVRDEGNTLESFLHTIESNREWINDHLKKVGALLFRGFPLKSASDFNTVMEAFGWDENPYLGAASRTRVVGRVFTANEAPLEQPIKFHHEMAMFEDFPTKLAFYCEIAPPDGGQTAILLSHKITERMGEKYPEIVSKLEKEGLIYSAICPAEDDPNNFVRGWQTLYNTKDKEEAERKAIDSGLKMSKVSWDGNKMIFQLEPIASIRTVDEDKKAWFNLLPFGGPEHPPLIGDGSVIPKEVVELCLQIVEEEAIEVKWEVGDVVVLDNRFVMHARRPSKPPRRILASFCK